The following are encoded in a window of Paraburkholderia hospita genomic DNA:
- a CDS encoding heterodisulfide reductase-related iron-sulfur binding cluster, producing MSSAATFDPANVTRILFEGFPTFAIVLFYLAGVAAMAAFAWGVYIQVRKYRRGKPVAGPIDLRARVGAMVQVVLNHRTIARRDPAAGRAHRFIFYGFAVLFAGTATVTVDYDITARFLGFHFWNGNFYLFFKLAMNLAGLSLVGGLIYMMVRRGWIKPPKLNYARPDRQPGDPDYDRSGYRREDWAFLWSLVLIGITGFVLSALRLVWLQDRAIVWETRWWSPVAALLAEIMHGAGLSASAAYVLRTGLWWFHGALALTFIALIPYTKVKHIFTASGSLLMRDPLAAQRLPKVEPDAERAGYKTITDFTWKHLLNLDACTKCGRCHEACPARAVGAPLSPRDVILSLREFANDALEKNTLPEEVKLDVHGKDIGQVFMETIWSCRTCMACVEICPVAVEHVPIIVQLRRKLVEDGEMEPQVQKTLQAIHKNGNSFNESKRKRAAWTKTLPFTIKDARKEPVDLLWFVGDYASFDPRNQRVTQAFATLLHDSGVDFGLLFEGEANAGNDVRRVGEEGLYELLAAQNIATLGTSQFGRIITTDPHSYNTIRNEYPDFGGNYEIEHYTSVVARMLAEGKMRPKRKLGYRVTFHDPCHLGRFNKGYDAPRQIIEALGCELVEMGRSRDNSFCCGAGGGRIWMNDPVGQEKPSQNRMKEAAAIEGLEVFVVCCPKDLTMFEDALKTSGYEGRFIVRELIELIAESLTEVDGNAPPADDVRVTADV from the coding sequence ATGTCGAGCGCAGCGACTTTCGACCCCGCCAACGTCACCCGGATCCTCTTCGAGGGCTTCCCCACGTTCGCGATCGTGCTGTTCTATCTGGCCGGCGTCGCCGCGATGGCCGCGTTCGCATGGGGCGTCTACATCCAGGTGCGCAAGTATCGGCGCGGCAAGCCCGTAGCCGGCCCCATCGATCTGCGCGCGCGTGTTGGCGCAATGGTGCAAGTCGTGCTGAATCACCGCACGATCGCCCGCCGCGACCCGGCGGCAGGCCGCGCGCACCGCTTCATTTTCTATGGCTTCGCGGTCCTGTTTGCCGGCACGGCCACCGTCACGGTCGACTACGACATCACGGCGCGCTTTCTCGGCTTTCACTTCTGGAACGGCAACTTCTATCTGTTTTTCAAACTGGCGATGAACCTCGCCGGCCTGTCGCTGGTTGGCGGCCTGATCTACATGATGGTGCGGCGCGGCTGGATCAAGCCACCGAAACTCAATTACGCGCGCCCCGATCGGCAGCCCGGCGACCCCGACTATGACCGCAGCGGATATCGCCGCGAAGACTGGGCGTTCCTGTGGTCGCTCGTGCTGATCGGCATCACGGGCTTCGTGCTGAGCGCGTTGCGGCTGGTGTGGCTGCAGGACCGCGCCATCGTGTGGGAGACGCGCTGGTGGTCGCCCGTCGCAGCCCTGCTCGCCGAAATCATGCACGGCGCGGGACTTAGCGCTTCGGCCGCCTACGTGCTGCGCACGGGCCTGTGGTGGTTCCACGGCGCGCTCGCGCTCACGTTCATTGCGCTGATTCCGTACACGAAGGTCAAGCACATTTTCACCGCAAGCGGGTCGCTTCTGATGCGCGATCCGCTCGCTGCGCAGCGCCTGCCGAAAGTCGAACCGGACGCCGAGCGCGCCGGCTACAAGACCATCACCGACTTCACGTGGAAGCATCTGCTCAATCTCGATGCCTGCACCAAATGCGGCCGCTGTCATGAAGCCTGCCCCGCCCGCGCAGTCGGCGCGCCGCTGTCGCCGCGCGACGTGATCCTGTCGCTGCGCGAATTCGCGAACGATGCGCTGGAGAAAAACACCCTGCCCGAAGAAGTGAAGCTCGACGTGCATGGCAAGGACATCGGCCAGGTGTTCATGGAAACGATCTGGTCGTGCCGGACCTGCATGGCCTGCGTCGAGATCTGCCCCGTTGCCGTCGAGCACGTGCCCATCATCGTGCAGTTGCGCCGCAAGCTGGTTGAAGACGGTGAAATGGAACCGCAAGTGCAAAAGACGCTGCAGGCGATCCACAAGAACGGCAACTCGTTCAACGAATCGAAGCGCAAACGCGCCGCGTGGACCAAGACCCTGCCGTTCACGATCAAAGATGCACGCAAGGAGCCCGTCGATCTGCTGTGGTTCGTCGGCGACTACGCGTCGTTCGATCCGCGCAACCAGCGCGTCACGCAGGCCTTCGCGACGCTGCTGCACGATTCAGGCGTGGACTTCGGCCTGCTGTTCGAAGGCGAAGCGAATGCGGGCAACGACGTACGGCGCGTCGGCGAAGAAGGTCTGTATGAATTGCTCGCCGCGCAGAACATCGCGACGCTCGGCACCTCGCAATTCGGACGCATCATCACGACGGACCCGCACTCGTACAACACGATCCGCAACGAGTACCCGGACTTCGGCGGAAATTACGAAATCGAGCACTACACGAGTGTGGTGGCCCGCATGCTGGCCGAAGGCAAGATGCGCCCGAAGCGCAAGCTCGGCTATCGCGTGACCTTCCATGATCCGTGCCATCTTGGCCGCTTCAACAAGGGTTATGACGCGCCGCGCCAGATCATCGAAGCACTCGGATGCGAACTGGTCGAGATGGGCCGCTCCCGCGACAACTCGTTCTGCTGCGGCGCAGGCGGCGGACGTATCTGGATGAACGATCCCGTCGGCCAGGAAAAGCCTTCACAGAACCGCATGAAGGAAGCGGCCGCCATCGAGGGGCTGGAGGTATTCGTCGTGTGCTGCCCGAAAGACCTCACGATGTTCGAGGACGCACTCAAGACGAGCGGCTACGAAGGACGCTTCATCGTGCGCGAACTGATCGAGCTGATTGCCGAGAGTCTGACGGAAGTCGACGGCAATGCCCCGCCTGCGGACGATGTCCGCGTGACGGCCGACGTCTGA
- a CDS encoding oxidoreductase — MPRDPRHDVLFEPIQIGPKTLRNRFYQVPHCIGAGSNLPGFQAAHRSMKAEGGWAAMNTEYCSIHPESDDTHRLSARIWDEGDVRNLRAMTEEVHKYGALAGIEMWYGGAHAPCMESRATPRGPSQYASEFETLTYCKEMDLDDIRDVQQFYVDAALRARDAGFDIVYVYGAHSYLPLQFLSPYYNKRTDGYGGSLENRARFWLETLEKVRRAVGSDCAIATRFAVDSLYGSGGIEVEKDGMKFVEMADSLVDLWDVDVGDIAEWGEDAGPSRFNLQGHQIPWTRFIKQVSKKPVLGVGRFTDPEKMTEIVTKGIADIIGAARPSIADPFLPKKVDEGRIDDIRVCIGCNVCISRWEIGGPPMICTQNATAGEEYRRGWHPEKFAECGSNDSVLVVGAGPSGSECARVLMQRGYTVHLVDQADKIGGHLNSVVTLPGLGEWGYHRDYRETQIAKLLKKNRHSQLALGQKPLTADDVLDYGAEKVVIATGAHWVGDGTNCLTHDPIPGADASQPDQLTPEQVIAGKKPIGKRVVILNADTYFMAPSLAEKLAAAGHEVTIVSGVHLANYMHFTLEYPNMMRRLHELGVHELGDHFATRIEPGRIQIYNIWGDGSRRTYKGAGQLPRDENKTHRWLEFDSLVLVTGRRSNDGLYRELKQRQGEWDGKGIKAVYLIGDAEAPRLIADATFTGHRVAREIEEKNAQIPLPYRREVAVWGTPHNPGGNFEIVYKK; from the coding sequence ATGCCCCGCGATCCCCGTCATGACGTGCTGTTCGAGCCGATCCAGATTGGCCCCAAGACCCTGCGCAACCGCTTCTATCAGGTTCCGCACTGTATCGGCGCAGGCAGCAACCTGCCGGGCTTTCAGGCGGCGCACCGCTCGATGAAGGCTGAAGGCGGCTGGGCCGCGATGAACACCGAATACTGCTCGATCCACCCGGAGTCGGACGACACGCACCGTCTGTCGGCACGCATCTGGGACGAAGGCGACGTGCGCAATCTGCGCGCGATGACGGAAGAGGTTCACAAATACGGCGCGCTGGCGGGCATCGAGATGTGGTACGGCGGCGCGCACGCCCCCTGCATGGAAAGCCGCGCGACGCCTCGCGGTCCGAGCCAGTACGCGTCCGAGTTCGAGACGCTCACGTACTGCAAGGAGATGGATCTCGACGACATTCGCGACGTCCAGCAGTTCTACGTCGATGCGGCGCTGCGCGCCCGCGATGCCGGCTTCGATATCGTCTATGTGTACGGCGCGCACTCCTACCTGCCGCTGCAATTCCTCTCGCCGTACTACAACAAGCGCACCGACGGCTACGGCGGCTCGCTCGAAAACCGCGCGCGCTTCTGGCTCGAAACGCTGGAAAAAGTGCGCCGCGCAGTGGGCAGCGACTGCGCGATCGCGACGCGCTTCGCGGTCGACTCGCTGTACGGCAGCGGCGGCATCGAAGTCGAGAAGGACGGCATGAAGTTCGTCGAGATGGCCGATTCGCTCGTCGACCTGTGGGACGTCGATGTGGGCGACATCGCCGAATGGGGTGAAGATGCCGGCCCGTCGCGCTTCAATTTGCAGGGCCACCAGATTCCGTGGACACGCTTTATCAAGCAGGTTTCGAAGAAGCCCGTGCTCGGCGTCGGCCGTTTCACCGACCCTGAAAAGATGACGGAGATCGTCACCAAGGGAATCGCCGACATCATCGGCGCGGCCCGTCCGTCGATTGCCGATCCGTTCCTGCCGAAGAAAGTCGACGAAGGCCGCATCGACGATATCCGTGTCTGCATTGGCTGCAATGTGTGCATCTCCCGCTGGGAAATCGGCGGCCCGCCGATGATCTGCACGCAGAACGCGACGGCCGGCGAAGAGTACCGCCGCGGCTGGCATCCGGAAAAATTCGCCGAGTGCGGTTCGAACGATTCCGTCCTCGTGGTAGGCGCGGGCCCCTCCGGCTCCGAATGCGCGCGCGTGCTGATGCAACGCGGCTACACGGTTCACCTCGTCGATCAGGCCGACAAGATCGGCGGCCATCTGAACAGCGTGGTCACGTTGCCGGGACTCGGCGAATGGGGTTATCACCGCGACTACCGCGAGACGCAAATCGCCAAGCTCCTGAAGAAGAACCGCCACAGCCAGCTTGCGCTGGGTCAGAAGCCGCTCACGGCCGACGACGTGCTCGATTACGGCGCCGAGAAGGTGGTGATCGCAACGGGCGCGCATTGGGTGGGCGACGGCACCAACTGCCTCACGCACGACCCGATTCCGGGCGCCGATGCGTCACAGCCGGACCAGCTGACGCCGGAACAGGTGATTGCCGGCAAGAAGCCGATCGGCAAGCGCGTCGTGATCCTGAATGCCGACACGTACTTCATGGCGCCGAGTCTGGCCGAAAAGCTCGCGGCGGCCGGTCACGAAGTGACGATCGTCAGTGGCGTGCATCTCGCGAACTACATGCACTTCACGCTCGAATATCCGAACATGATGCGTCGCCTGCATGAACTGGGCGTGCATGAACTCGGCGATCACTTCGCGACCCGCATCGAGCCAGGCCGCATCCAGATCTACAACATCTGGGGCGATGGCTCCCGCCGCACCTACAAGGGCGCGGGCCAACTGCCGCGCGACGAGAACAAGACCCACCGCTGGCTCGAATTCGATTCGCTCGTGCTCGTGACGGGCCGCCGCTCCAACGACGGGCTGTATCGCGAACTGAAGCAACGCCAGGGCGAATGGGACGGCAAGGGTATCAAGGCCGTGTACCTGATCGGCGATGCCGAAGCGCCGCGCCTGATTGCGGACGCAACCTTCACGGGCCACCGCGTCGCACGCGAAATCGAAGAGAAGAACGCCCAGATCCCGCTGCCGTACCGGCGTGAAGTGGCCGTCTGGGGCACGCCGCACAACCCCGGCGGCAACTTCGAGATCGTCTACAAGAAGTAA
- a CDS encoding aminomethyltransferase family protein — MTRQSILNVRHRELGSKLDGDSWNDMPIPWYYSGDPYDDVVAVRTAAGLYDISALNIVRVTGPDAAAVIDSLCAIDVSRMKPGTARLAAEVDERGGLCDDLMVIYDAPQHFRLSHGGGTTQTQLERAAHKRNVEWRQDFDVHMLSLQGPRSTDILQAHIGIELNKLPYFAHVETQLFGRKIIVSRGGYSGEQGFEVSCASTDAVALWDAILDAGKPYGAVPASWMSLEIARVEAALLFYPFDMPEGDTTPWEVNLDWMVDLDKAGDYTGKAALLAARGKERVKQAGVVVKHDAAVSAGSPIYIGDEQVGVVTSAIFSRYLMQSLAMVHLKPNHTALGTKLEIRDAAGKFSGVVSKTPFYDPMRLRTRVAA, encoded by the coding sequence ATGACAAGGCAATCCATTCTCAACGTCCGTCATCGTGAGCTCGGCTCGAAGCTCGATGGCGATTCCTGGAACGACATGCCGATTCCCTGGTACTACTCGGGTGATCCGTATGACGACGTGGTCGCTGTGCGTACGGCAGCCGGCCTCTACGACATCAGCGCGCTGAACATCGTGCGCGTGACAGGCCCCGATGCAGCCGCCGTGATCGACAGCCTCTGCGCGATCGACGTGAGCCGCATGAAGCCCGGTACAGCACGGCTCGCCGCCGAAGTCGACGAGCGCGGCGGCCTCTGCGACGACCTGATGGTGATCTACGACGCTCCGCAGCATTTCCGGCTCTCGCACGGCGGCGGCACGACGCAGACGCAGCTCGAGCGCGCCGCGCACAAGCGCAACGTCGAATGGCGTCAGGATTTCGATGTTCATATGCTGTCGCTGCAGGGTCCGCGCTCGACCGACATCCTGCAAGCGCACATCGGCATCGAACTGAACAAGCTGCCTTATTTCGCACACGTCGAAACCCAACTCTTCGGCCGCAAGATCATCGTCTCGCGCGGCGGCTACTCGGGTGAACAGGGCTTCGAAGTGTCGTGCGCGTCGACCGACGCCGTCGCGCTGTGGGACGCCATTCTCGACGCAGGCAAGCCGTACGGCGCCGTGCCCGCGTCGTGGATGTCGCTTGAGATCGCGCGTGTCGAAGCCGCCCTGCTCTTCTATCCGTTCGACATGCCCGAAGGCGACACCACGCCGTGGGAAGTCAATCTCGACTGGATGGTCGATCTCGACAAGGCGGGCGACTACACCGGCAAGGCAGCCCTGCTCGCGGCGCGCGGCAAGGAGCGCGTCAAGCAGGCGGGCGTCGTCGTCAAGCACGATGCAGCCGTGAGCGCCGGCTCGCCGATCTATATCGGCGACGAGCAGGTGGGCGTCGTGACCAGCGCGATTTTCAGCCGCTATCTGATGCAGTCGCTTGCGATGGTGCACCTGAAGCCGAACCACACGGCGCTCGGCACGAAGCTCGAGATTCGCGATGCGGCGGGCAAGTTCAGCGGCGTCGTCAGCAAGACACCGTTCTACGACCCGATGCGCCTGCGCACTCGCGTCGCCGCCTGA
- a CDS encoding electron transfer flavoprotein subunit beta/FixA family protein, with translation MKILVTIKQVASLDEDFELRDDDRDVEADFHVFDLNEWDHYALEEALRLKESGNSDAIEVVVVTVGPDRADEELRKCLAKGADRAIRVWSDDLEEADPIGIARALAVLARREAPDMIFAGVQASDHAYGATGMALAGLLDWPHAAVVAGLEYTPGAGTASARRELEGGAYANVTVQCPAVLTLQLGINTPRYASLRGIKQAASRPIETIAPDALGLPADETGKQGSLSRIRRVYVPELGRAQMIEGTPAEQAARLAGIIKEFRGEA, from the coding sequence ATGAAGATACTCGTCACCATCAAGCAGGTCGCGTCACTCGATGAAGATTTCGAGCTGCGCGACGACGACCGCGATGTCGAAGCAGATTTTCATGTTTTCGACCTCAACGAATGGGACCACTACGCGCTCGAAGAAGCACTGCGTCTGAAGGAGAGCGGCAATAGCGACGCCATCGAGGTCGTAGTCGTCACCGTCGGTCCCGACCGGGCCGACGAAGAACTGCGCAAGTGCCTGGCCAAAGGCGCGGATCGCGCGATCCGCGTCTGGAGCGACGATCTCGAAGAGGCGGACCCGATCGGCATCGCCCGCGCGCTCGCGGTGCTGGCGCGCCGCGAAGCACCCGACATGATCTTCGCCGGCGTGCAAGCCTCCGACCATGCCTATGGTGCAACGGGCATGGCGCTCGCGGGCCTGCTCGACTGGCCGCACGCGGCTGTCGTGGCGGGTCTGGAGTACACGCCCGGCGCGGGCACAGCGAGCGCGCGTCGCGAGCTGGAAGGCGGTGCGTACGCGAATGTCACCGTGCAATGCCCTGCCGTCCTGACGCTGCAACTCGGTATCAACACGCCGCGCTACGCGTCGCTGCGCGGCATCAAGCAGGCGGCGTCGCGGCCGATCGAAACCATTGCGCCGGACGCGCTCGGCTTGCCCGCCGACGAAACGGGCAAGCAAGGCTCGCTCTCGCGCATCAGGCGCGTGTATGTGCCCGAACTCGGCCGCGCGCAGATGATCGAGGGCACGCCAGCCGAACAGGCCGCCCGCCTCGCGGGCATCATCAAGGAATTTCGGGGGGAAGCGTAA